In Primulina huaijiensis isolate GDHJ02 chromosome 4, ASM1229523v2, whole genome shotgun sequence, a genomic segment contains:
- the LOC140974909 gene encoding uncharacterized protein has protein sequence MISGGSTDGDSNRARKARSTRECLEVDGRKRDEPVISFGPDDLRGVYLPHNGALVIQARVANYDVLRVFVDNGSSVNVIFKEALIQTDLHEYQLEAVETALFGFAGHAVYPEGEIILPLTLGTGDLRKTLMTIFTIVDAPSSYNIILGRPAMNEMRAVASTYHQKIKLPVQGHVGEVKGDQPSSRKCYGETVRVDQKKTRKEGKEKEYQEGAKEGEVHFVAEEEQEMELSGISPQVAEHKLNILPGSRPVKQKKRHFGPEKDKVIEEQVGELLKAEHIREVKFPTWLSNVVLVPKSAGKWRMCVDFRDLNKTCPKDCYPLPRIVQLVDSTSGCELLSFLDAYQGYHQIPLALEDQDKASFITSGCTFCYVVMPFGLKNAGLRTNA, from the exons atgatttcgGGAGGATCCACCGATGGTGACTCCAACCGGGCTCGAAAAGCCAGAAGCACGAGGGAATGCTTGGAGGTCGATGGGAGGAAGAGAGACGAGCCAGTCATAAGCTTTGGACCAGACGACCTCAGAGGAGTTTATTTACCCCACAATGGCGCTCTTGTTATTCAGGCCCGAGTGGCTAATTATGACGTGTTGAGGGTATTTGTCGACAATGGCAGTTCTGTTAATGTCATATTTAAGGAAGCCCTGATCCAAACGGATTTGCACGAATATCAACTAGAGGCGGTTGAGACTGCCTTGTTTGGTTTTGCTGGGCATGCTGTATACCCTGAGGGGGAAATCATTCTACCCTTGACCTTGGGCACTGGAGATCTGAGGAAGACTTTGATGACTATTTTTACAATAGTGGATGCCCCATCCTCGTATAATATTATATTGGGAAGGCCGGCCATGAACGAGATGAGAGCCGTGGCCTCCACTTATCACCAGAAAATCAAACTCCCAGTGCAAGGACATGTTGGAGAAGTCAAGGGGGACCAACCCTCTTCTCGGAAATGTTATGGGGAGACGGTCCGAGTAGATCAAAAGAAGACAAGGAAGGAAGGGAAGGAGAAAGAGTATCAAGAAGGGGCAAAGGAGGGAGAAGTGCATTTTGTCGCAGAAGAAGAGCAAGAGATG GAACTGAGTGGGATCTCGCCCCAAGTGGCCGAgcataaattaaatatcctCCCAGGATCCCGGCCTGTAAAGCAAAAAAAGAGGCATTTTGGCCCTGAAAAAGATAaagtgattgaagagcaagTGGGAGAGTTGCTGAAGGCCGAACATATCAGGGAAGTCAAGTTCCCCACCTGGCTATCAAATGTGGTTCTCGTCCCAAAATCTGCTGGGAAGTGGAGAATGTGCGTTGATTTCAGGGACTTGAATAAAACCTGCCCCAAAGATTGTTATCCACTACCCCGGATTGTTCAGCTGGTAGATTCTACCTCTGGATGTGAGTTATTAAGCTTTTTGGATGCATATCAGGGATATCACCAAATCCCTTTAGCTttggaagatcaagataaagccAGTTTTATCACCTCCGGGTGCACCTTCTGCTATGTTGTTATGCCTTTTGGATTGAAGAATGCAGGGCTACGTACCAATGCTTGA
- the LOC140974910 gene encoding uncharacterized protein, which translates to MGIEVNPEKIKAIMDMPSPQSIRDVQKLTGRIAALSRFISRSAHRSYPFFQVLIKAQKFGWDDRCEQSFQDLKRHLAELPILAKPEPGEKLWVYLYATEFAVSSVLVKEEGVDQKPIYYVSHALRRAEFKYSELEKKIALALIMTARKLKPYFLSHPIVVLTNSPLGRIMTHAEVSGRMVKWTVELGERGMESVRDGASNLSGCGVGVVLISPSEEKIKLALRIDSRITNNEAEYEDVLAGLQAVREVGASRVIIYSDSQLVTQQIKGVYEARNEKMFKYLGLINARAASLIDWSIKQIPPEENAEADTLAKFPASMSDISTREVICSTQLVLSIDEEEPLVQNNSWMTPIVEYIMNEKLPEDRVQPAKIKKQAPRFVLLNNVLYRRSYKGPLLKCLSDGEIEYVLREIHEGCCGEHLGGTALSRKTIFGRVLVASDESRCYPTCSKMSWLSTPF; encoded by the exons ATGGGAATCGAAGTCAACcctgaaaaaatcaaagcaataaTGGACATGCCTTCTCCTCAATCTATCCGAGATGTGCAAAAATTAACAGGGAGGATTGCTGCCCTGTCACGCTTCATCTCCCGATCTGCCCATCGGAGTTATCCCTTTTTCCAGGTCCTAATAAAAGCACAAAAGTTTGGCTGGGACGATAGATGTGAACAATCTTTTCAAGACTTGAAAAGACATCTGGCTGAATTACCTATTTTGGCCAAGCCCGAGCCCGGAGAAAAGTTGTGGGTCTATCTATACGCTACTGAGTTCGCTGTTAGTTCTGTACTTGTCAAGGAGGAAGGAGTCGATCAGAAACCAATATATTATGTGAGTCACGCCCTTCGAAGAGCAGAATTTAAATACAGTgagttggaaaaaaaaatagcatTAGCCTTGATAATGACCGCTAGGAAGCTGAAACCTTATTTTCTCTCACATCCCATCGTGGTCCTTACCAACTCTCCACTCGGAAGGATCATGACTCACGCCGAAGTCTCCGGAAGAATGGTCAAATGGACTGTGGAGCTTGGGGA AAGAGGTATGGAGAGTGTTCGTGATGGTGCCTCAAATTTATCAGGATGTGGGGTCGGGGTGGTCTTAATTTCCCCATCAGAAGAAAAAATCAAGCTGGCTTTGAGAATTGATTCCAGGATCACCAATAACGAAGCAGAGTATGAGGATGTTTTGGCAGGGTTACAGGCTGTACGGGAAGTAGGTGCTTCCCGGGTCATCATTTATTCTGACTCCCAGTTGGTTACACAGCAGATCAAAGGAGTGTATGAGGCCAGGAATGAAAAGATGTTCAAATATTTAGGACTCATCAATGCCCGGGCAGCGTCTCTAATCGACTGGAGTATCAAGCAAATTCCCCCGGAGGAAAATGCAGAAGCCGATACCTTAGCTAAATTTCCTGCATCCATGTCAGATATAAGCACCCGGGAGGTTATCTGTTCTACCCAGCTGGTGCTCTCTATTGATGAAGAAGAACCCTTGGTCCAGAATAACTCATGGATGACTCCTATCGTTGAATACATCATGAATGAAAAGCTCCCAGAAGATCGAGTCCAGCCTGCAAAGATCAAAAAGCAAGCGCCCAGGTTCGTCCTCTTGAATAATGTTTTGTACAGGCGATCCTATAAAGGCCCATTACTCAAGTGCCTATCAGACGGCGAGATAGAGTACGTCCTCCGTGAAATACACGAGGGATGTTGTGGAGAACACCTCGGTGGAACAGCTCTGTCTCGGAAAACTATATTTGGCCGGGTTCTGGTGGCCTCGGATGAATCAAGATGCTACCCAACTTGTTCAAAAATGTCATGGTTGTCAACACCATTCTAA
- the LOC140974907 gene encoding uncharacterized protein, translating to MGHTALKCPLSSGKGKVQGRIFAMTKESVNPDSSVISGNILIFGKEALTLIDSGATHSFMSEVFMHSISVEPTVMPLDFNIVLPSGDEICPTSIIKACPVQMGTRLVFADLIVIPMVAFDVILGIDWLSAYRAVVDCVGKMVKFLADDHDSDVFVGLGSSMDIPIISYLQANKLLLKGCVGFLASVVDVRKESILQLQDVDVVQDYPDVFADDYQSLDLLPNLSYEEMPVQN from the exons ATGGGGCACACGGCACTGAAATGTCCTCTTTCTTCAGGCAAAGGAAAAGTCCAAGGCAGAATTTTTGCTATGACGAAGGAAAGtgttaatcctgattcttcggtgatatcaggtaatattttaatcttcGGCAAGGAAGCACTTACATTGATTGACTCTGgtgcaacccattcttttatgtctgaagtgtttatgcattcTATATCTGTGGAACCTACTGTTATGCCATTGGACTTTAATATTGTGTTGCCCTCTGGGGATGAAATTTGTCCCACTAGTATTATTAAGGCATGTCCTGTACAAATGGGTACTAGATTAGTGTTTGCTGATcttattgttattccgatggttgcattCGATGTTATATTGGGTATAGATTGGTTATCTGCTTATCGTGCGGTGGTTGATTGTGTGGGCAAGATGGTGAAATTTTTAGCCGATGACCATGATAgtgatgtttttgttggtttaggCTCTTCGATGGATATTCCTATTATTTCTTACCTTCAAGCTAATAAATTGTTGCTCAAAGGTTGTGTGGGTTTtctagcttcagtggtggatGTGAGAAAGGAAAGTATCTTGCAATTACAGGATGTTGATGTGGTTCAAGATTATCCTGACgtatttgctgatgat taCCAGTCATTGGATCTTTTACCTAACCTAAGCTACGAGGAAATGCCGGTTCAaaattga